Genomic segment of Pseudomonadota bacterium:
GCTGCCGACGAGGAGATTGCGCTCGACAAGCTCAAGGAGCTCGTTGACGAAGCCCCCATCGTTCGCGTCGTGAACCTCATCATCTCCCAGGCCATCAACGACAAGGCGTCCGACATCCACATCGAGCCAGACGCCAAGGCCGTGCGCGTGAGATACCGGGTTGACGGTGTGCTGCACGAGGTCATGTCCCCGCCGAAGCACATCCAGGCGCCCATGGTTTCCCGCATCAAGATCATGGCGAACATGGACATCGCCGAGCGACGCGTGCCGCAAGACGGCAAGATCCACCTGCGTCACGACAACCGCGAGTTCGACCTTCGCGTCTCGACCGTGCCGACCGTGCACGGCGAGAAGGTCGTCATGCGTATCCTTGACAAGTCATCGGTCATGCTGGGTCTCAACAAGCTCGGCTTCTATCCGGAGGTGCAGGGACCCCTCGAGTCGGTCATCGAGAAGCCGTACGGCATGTTCCTGGTGACGGGACCGACGGGTTCGGGCAAGTCGACGACCTTGTACTCGTGCTTGAACAAGCTCAACACGGGCGACGTGAACATCATGACGGTTGAAGACCCCGTCGAGTACCAGACCCCTGGCATCAACCAGGTGCAGACCAACGACAAAGCCGGCCTCACGTTCGCAGGCGCGCTGCGCGCCTTCCTGCGTCAAGATCCGGACATCATCATGGTCGGTGAGATCCGTGACACCGAGACCGCGCGCATCGCCGTAGAAGCCGCGCTGACGGGTCACTTCGTGCTCTCGACCCTGCACACCAACGATTCGTCGGGTGCCATCACCCGTCTCACCGAGATGGGCGTGGAGCCCTTCCTCTGCGCCTCCGCCATCGTGGGCGTGCTCGCCCAGCGACTGTCGCGGCGCATCTGCCCGAACTGCAAGGAGGCGTATGCGCCTCCCGTCGAATCGGTCAAGCGGTTCGGTCTCTCGGCCTACACCGATTCTGAGATCACCTTCTACAAAGGCCGTGGCTGCGATCACTGCAAGACGACCGGGTACAAAGGGCGTCAGGGCATCTTCGAGGTGCTGGTCATCAGTGATCGAATCCGTGGT
This window contains:
- the pilB gene encoding type IV-A pilus assembly ATPase PilB, which translates into the protein MLTRSSKKDLGELLVDDKLITEKQLQKAVEQSKKTSDSLQRTLVSMGYVTEKDITEVVGKQMGVGFIDLDSYDLDPELARSVPEHLAQRYKVIPVGQKDNKLTLAMVDPLNVIAIDDIRLITGFDIDPVIATEESILKAINRQFGVTDLAEVQETVKDISAAEFGPLEVEEAADEEIALDKLKELVDEAPIVRVVNLIISQAINDKASDIHIEPDAKAVRVRYRVDGVLHEVMSPPKHIQAPMVSRIKIMANMDIAERRVPQDGKIHLRHDNREFDLRVSTVPTVHGEKVVMRILDKSSVMLGLNKLGFYPEVQGPLESVIEKPYGMFLVTGPTGSGKSTTLYSCLNKLNTGDVNIMTVEDPVEYQTPGINQVQTNDKAGLTFAGALRAFLRQDPDIIMVGEIRDTETARIAVEAALTGHFVLSTLHTNDSSGAITRLTEMGVEPFLCASAIVGVLAQRLSRRICPNCKEAYAPPVESVKRFGLSAYTDSEITFYKGRGCDHCKTTGYKGRQGIFEVLVISDRIRGLILQRASTAEIRQAAMEEGMKTMQDDGLRKVLDGITSIEECLRVVMIEGNDF